The Perca fluviatilis chromosome 2, GENO_Pfluv_1.0, whole genome shotgun sequence genome includes a region encoding these proteins:
- the cluha gene encoding clustered mitochondria protein homolog isoform X1, with the protein MVSKTDDIPASVPNCNPVDLADEAGDGAQDSKETSKTRLKDSCGCGHSADTAMVNGDGAHERTEEAESKQDGNSETDGGEESNEQEVIVIQDTGFTVKIQAPGTEPFDLQVSPQEMVQEIHQVLMDREDTCHRTCFSLQLDGNVLDNFAELKSIEGLQEGSLLKVVEEPYTVREARIHVRHIRDLLKSLDPSDAYNGVDCNSLSFLSIFTDGDLGDSGKRKKKGNELEQIDCTPPEHILPGSKDRPLVPLQPHNKDWKPMQCLKVLTMSGWNPPPGNRKMHGDLMYLYMVTVEERHVSVTASTRGFYLNQSTTYNFNPKPSNPSFLSHSLVELLSQISPAFKKNFTALQKKRVQRHPFERIATPFQVYSWTAPQVDHAMDCVRAEDAYTSRLGYEEHIPGQTRDWNEELQTTRELPRKNLPERLLRERAIFKVHSDFAAAATRGAMAVIDGNVMAINPGEETRMQMFIWNNIFFSLGFDVRDHYRELGGDAAAHAAPTNDLNGVRAYGAVDVEGLYTLGTVVVDYRGYRVTAQSIIPGILEREQEQSVIYGSIDFGKTVVSHSKYLELLEKTSRPLKVQSHNVLNEKNEAVELCSSVECKGIIGNDGRHYILDLLRTFPPDLNFLPVDGEELPPESRRQGFPRQHRHRLACLRQELIEAFVEHRYLLFMKMAALQLMQQKANKDAKNDVPAITETAETPSESNADTTQTQTTASDSPSATEVSTDSTSQTENDTVAASQAATDGEENHSKPATNGHLEPAVTQNGECKSPLEGKELEESIPGLAQAKELAETLVAEDGSCIDPKSREVVLNACKAVGSISNTSFDIRFNPDIFSPGVRFPDDSADDVQKQKQLLKDAAFFLVSCQIPSLVKDCLDHSALPMDGATLTESLHQRGINVRYLGTVLEFVDKTPAKAQLEHFYRIGISELITRCAKHIFKTYLQGVELSALSAAVSHFLNCFLSSFPDSVAHLPPDELVSRRKSRKRRNRVPGGGDNTAWASLTPNELWKNIASEAKSYYHFTIECESVDQVVEKYGLQKTTLLREISVKTGIQILIKEYNFDSRHKPAFTEEDILNIFPVVKHVNPKASDAFHFFQSGQAKVQQGFLKEGCELINEALNLFNNVYGAMHVEICACLRLLARLNYIMGDHPEALSNQQKAVLMSERVLGIEHPNTIQEYMHLSLYCFANGQLSTALKLLYRARYLMLLVSGENHPEMALLDSNIGLVLHGVMEYDLSLRFLENALTINTKYHGSRSLKVALSHHLVARVYESKAEFRSALQHEKEGYTIYKNQMGEAHEKTRESSEYLKYLTQQAVALQRTMNEIYKNGSNASITPLKFTAPSMASVLEQLNIINGIIFIPLSQKDLENLKAEVQRRQQLGKSEEPTEDRPLELEDKIPID; encoded by the exons GTATCTCCCCAGGAAATGGTACAGGAGATCCATCAGGTGTTGATGGACCGGGAGGACACCTGCCACCGCACCTGCTTCTCCCTGCAGCTGGACGGAAACGTGCTGGACAACTTTGCTGAGCTCAAATCCATTGAGGGCCTGCAGGAGGGCTCGCTGCTCAAAGTGGTGGAAG AGCCCTACACAGTGCGCGAGGCCCGCATCCATGTGCGTCACATCCGAGACCTGCTGAAAAGTCTGGACCCCTCAGACGCTTACAACGGAGTGGACTGCAactccctctccttcctcagCATCTTCACTGATGGAGACCTCGGAG ATAGTGGTAAGCGGAAGAAAAAGGGCAACGAGCTGGAGCAGATTGACTGCACCCCCCCAGAGCACATCCTGCCCGGCAGCAAAGATCGCCCCCTGGTGCCCCTCCAGCCACACAACAAGGACTGGAAG CCTATGCAGTGCCTGAAGGTCCTGACCATGAGCGGCTGGAACCCTCCACCTGGAAACAGGAAGATGCACGGTGACCTCATGTACCTGTACATGGTGACTGTGGAGGAGCGTCATGTCAGCGTCACTGCCTCTACACGCGGCTTCTACCTCAATCA ATCGACTACCTACAACTTCAACCCTAAGCCATCCAATCCCAGCTTCCTGAGCCATTCTCTGGTGGAGCTGCTCAGCCAGATCAGCCCTGCTTTCAAGAAGAACTTCACTGCGCTGCAAAAGAAAAG GGTCCAGAGACACCCCTTTGAGAGGATAGCCACGCCTTTTCAAGTGTACAGCTGGACAGCTCCGCAGGTAGACCACGCCATGGACTGTGTTCGAGCTGAGGATGCCTACACCTCCCGCTTGGGTTATGAGGAGCACATACCTGGACAG ACCAGAGATTGGAACGAGGAGCTGCAGACCACCAGAGAGCTGCCCAGGAAGAACCTGCCTGAACGCCTGCTCAGGGAGAGGGCCATATTTAAG GTCCACAGTGACTTTGCAGCAGCTGCCACTAGAGGCGCCATGGCAGTCATCGATGGCAACGTAATGGCCATCAACCCTGGCGAGGAAACACGCATGCAGATGTTCATCTGGAACAACATCTTCTTCAGCCTGGGCTTTGATGTACGGGACCACTATCGTGAGCTGGGTGGCGATGCCGCTGCCCATGCCGCGCCCACCAATGACTTGAATGGAGTACGGGCTTACGGCGCAGTGGATGTAGAGGGTCTGTACACTCTGGGCACGGTAGTGGTGGACTACCGAGGCTACCGTGTCACCGCCCAGTCCATCATCCCTGGTATCCTGGAGCGTGAGCAGGAGCAGAGCGTCATCTACGGCTCTATTGACTTTGGAAAGACGGTTGTTTCTCACAGCAAGTACCTGGAGCTGCTGGAGAAGACTAGCAGGCCCCTGAAG GTCCAGAGTCACAACGTGCTGAATGAGAAAAATGAGGCGGTGGAGCTGTGCTCTTCTGTTGAGTGTAAGGGAATTATCGGAAATGATGGCCGACACTATATCCTGGACCTTCTTCGAACCTTCCCTCCTGACCTCAACTTCTTGCCTGTGGAtggagaggagctgcctccggAGAGTCGACGCCAAGGCTTCCCCCGCCAGCACCGCCACCGCCTGGCTTGTCTACGCCAAGAACTCATCGAGGCCTTTGTTGAGCACAG ATATCTTCTCTTCATGAAGATGGCGGCATTGCAGCTCATGCAACAGAAAGCGAACAAGGACGCTAAGAATGATGTACCTGCCATCACAGAAACGGCTGAAACGCCCTCAGAAAGCAATGCTGACACAACCCAGACACAGACCACTGCATCAGATTCTCCCAGTGCAACGGAGGTCTCCACGGACAGCACAAGCCAGACCGAAAACGACACCGTTGCTGCCTCACAGGCAGCGACTGACGGTGAAGAAAACCACTCAAAGCCTGCCACAAATGGGCATCTGGAACCCGCAGTTACCCAGAATGGGGAATGCAAGAGCCCATTGGAGGGTAAGGAGCTTGAGGAAAGTATTCCAGGATTAGCTCAGGCCAAAGAGCTAGCAGAGACCTTAGTTGCCGAAGATGGATCTTGTATTG ATCCCAAAAGCCGTGAGGTCGTCCTCAATGCCTGCAAGGCAGTTGGCTCCATCAGCAACACATCCTTTGACATTCGCTTCAACCCCGACATCTTCTCCCCAG GAGTACGTTTCCCAGACGACAGCGCAGATGATGTCCAGAAGCAGAAGCAGCTTCTCAAAGATGCTGCTTTCTTCCTGGTGTCTTGTCAGATCCCATCACTG GTTAAAGACTGTTTGGACCACAGCGCTCTGCCCATGGATGGAGCCACACTGACAGAGTCCTTGCACCAGAGAGGCATCAACGTTCGTTATCTGGGCACTGTTCTGGAGTTTGTGGACAAGACCCCGGCCAAAGCCCAGCTGGAGCACTTCTAT AGAATAGGAATCAGTGAGCTGATCACCAGATGTGCAAAACACATCTTCAAGACATACCTACAG GGTGTGGAGTTGTCTGCTCTTTCTGCTGCTGTAAGCCATTTCCTAAACTGCTTCCTGAGCTCCTTCCCTGACTCTGTTGCCCACCTGCCTCCTGATGAGCTGGTGTCACGCCGCAAAAGCCGCAAACGTCGCAACAGGGTCCCCGGCGGGGGTGACAATACAGCGTGGGCCAGCCTGACACCAAACGAGCTGTGGAAGAACATTGCCTCTGAGGCTAAGAGCTACTATCACTTCACCATAGAATG CGAAAGTGTGGACCAGGTGGTGGAGAAATACGGCCTCCAGAAAACCACTCTGCTCAGAGAAATTTCAGTCAAAACTGGCATCCAG ATTCTGATAAAGGAGTATAACTTCGACAGCCGCCACAAGCCTGCCTTTACAGAGGAGGACATCCTGAATATTTTCCCTGTTGTGAAGCACGTGAACCCCAAAGCCTCAGATGCCTTCCACTTCTTCCAGAGTGGACAGGCCAAAGTGCAGCAAG GTTTTCTGAAGGAGGGCTGTGAGCTGATCAACGAGGCTCTTAACCTCTTCAACAATGTGTACGGAGCCATGCACGTAGAGATCTGTGCCTGCCTGCGCCTGCTGGCACGCCTTAATTATATCATGGGGGACCATCCTGAG GCTCTCAGCAACCAGCAAAAGGCTGTTCTGATGAGTGAAAGAGTCCTTGGCATCGAGCACCCAAACACAATTCAAGAATAT ATGCACTTGTCTCTGTACTGCTTTGCCAACGGCCAGCTGTCAACCGCCCTGAAGCTGCTTTATCGTGCCCGTTACCTCATGTTGTTGGTTTCTGGGGAGAACCACCCAGAGATGGCACTGCTAGAC AGTAACATTGGGCTGGTACTGCATGGAGTAATGGAGTATGATTTATCGCTGAGATTCCTGGAGAACGCCTTGACCATCAACACAAAGTACCATGGATCCCGGTCCCTCAAGGTGGCCCTCAG cCATCATTTAGTTGCAAGGGTTTACGAGAGCAAGGCAGAGTTCCGCTCTGCACTGCAGCACGAGAAGGAGGGTTACACCATTTACAAGAACCAG ATGGGCGAGGCACATGAGAAGACCAGGGAGAGCTCAGAGTACCTGAAGTATCTCACCCAACAGGCTGTAGCTCTGCAGAGAACCATGAATGAGATCTACAAGAATGGCTCAAACGCCAGCATCACGCCCCTCAAG TTCACTGCACCCAGCATGGCCAGTGTCCTGGAACAGCTCAACATTATCAACGGCATCATCTTTATACCGCTCAG CCAAAAGGACCTGGAGAACCTGAAGGCAGAGGTGCAGAGGCGGCAGCAGCTGGGAAAGAGCGAAGAGCCCACGGAGGACAGGCCACTGGAACTAGAGGACAAAATTCCCATTGATTAA
- the cluha gene encoding clustered mitochondria protein homolog isoform X2 — protein MVSKTDDIPASVPNCNPVDLADEAGDGAQDSKETSKTRLKDSCGCGHSADTAMVNGDGAHERTEEAESKQDGNSETDGGEESNEQEVIVIQDTGFTVKIQAPGTEPFDLQVSPQEMVQEIHQVLMDREDTCHRTCFSLQLDGNVLDNFAELKSIEGLQEGSLLKVVEEPYTVREARIHVRHIRDLLKSLDPSDAYNGVDCNSLSFLSIFTDGDLGDSGKRKKKGNELEQIDCTPPEHILPGSKDRPLVPLQPHNKDWKPMQCLKVLTMSGWNPPPGNRKMHGDLMYLYMVTVEERHVSVTASTRGFYLNQSTTYNFNPKPSNPSFLSHSLVELLSQISPAFKKNFTALQKKRVQRHPFERIATPFQVYSWTAPQVDHAMDCVRAEDAYTSRLGYEEHIPGQTRDWNEELQTTRELPRKNLPERLLRERAIFKVHSDFAAAATRGAMAVIDGNVMAINPGEETRMQMFIWNNIFFSLGFDVRDHYRELGGDAAAHAAPTNDLNGVRAYGAVDVEGLYTLGTVVVDYRGYRVTAQSIIPGILEREQEQSVIYGSIDFGKTVVSHSKYLELLEKTSRPLKVQSHNVLNEKNEAVELCSSVECKGIIGNDGRHYILDLLRTFPPDLNFLPVDGEELPPESRRQGFPRQHRHRLACLRQELIEAFVEHRYLLFMKMAALQLMQQKANKDAKNDVPAITETAETPSESNADTTQTQTTASDSPSATEVSTDSTSQTENDTVAASQAATDGEENHSKPATNGHLEPAVTQNGECKSPLEDPKSREVVLNACKAVGSISNTSFDIRFNPDIFSPGVRFPDDSADDVQKQKQLLKDAAFFLVSCQIPSLVKDCLDHSALPMDGATLTESLHQRGINVRYLGTVLEFVDKTPAKAQLEHFYRIGISELITRCAKHIFKTYLQGVELSALSAAVSHFLNCFLSSFPDSVAHLPPDELVSRRKSRKRRNRVPGGGDNTAWASLTPNELWKNIASEAKSYYHFTIECESVDQVVEKYGLQKTTLLREISVKTGIQILIKEYNFDSRHKPAFTEEDILNIFPVVKHVNPKASDAFHFFQSGQAKVQQGFLKEGCELINEALNLFNNVYGAMHVEICACLRLLARLNYIMGDHPEALSNQQKAVLMSERVLGIEHPNTIQEYMHLSLYCFANGQLSTALKLLYRARYLMLLVSGENHPEMALLDSNIGLVLHGVMEYDLSLRFLENALTINTKYHGSRSLKVALSHHLVARVYESKAEFRSALQHEKEGYTIYKNQMGEAHEKTRESSEYLKYLTQQAVALQRTMNEIYKNGSNASITPLKFTAPSMASVLEQLNIINGIIFIPLSQKDLENLKAEVQRRQQLGKSEEPTEDRPLELEDKIPID, from the exons GTATCTCCCCAGGAAATGGTACAGGAGATCCATCAGGTGTTGATGGACCGGGAGGACACCTGCCACCGCACCTGCTTCTCCCTGCAGCTGGACGGAAACGTGCTGGACAACTTTGCTGAGCTCAAATCCATTGAGGGCCTGCAGGAGGGCTCGCTGCTCAAAGTGGTGGAAG AGCCCTACACAGTGCGCGAGGCCCGCATCCATGTGCGTCACATCCGAGACCTGCTGAAAAGTCTGGACCCCTCAGACGCTTACAACGGAGTGGACTGCAactccctctccttcctcagCATCTTCACTGATGGAGACCTCGGAG ATAGTGGTAAGCGGAAGAAAAAGGGCAACGAGCTGGAGCAGATTGACTGCACCCCCCCAGAGCACATCCTGCCCGGCAGCAAAGATCGCCCCCTGGTGCCCCTCCAGCCACACAACAAGGACTGGAAG CCTATGCAGTGCCTGAAGGTCCTGACCATGAGCGGCTGGAACCCTCCACCTGGAAACAGGAAGATGCACGGTGACCTCATGTACCTGTACATGGTGACTGTGGAGGAGCGTCATGTCAGCGTCACTGCCTCTACACGCGGCTTCTACCTCAATCA ATCGACTACCTACAACTTCAACCCTAAGCCATCCAATCCCAGCTTCCTGAGCCATTCTCTGGTGGAGCTGCTCAGCCAGATCAGCCCTGCTTTCAAGAAGAACTTCACTGCGCTGCAAAAGAAAAG GGTCCAGAGACACCCCTTTGAGAGGATAGCCACGCCTTTTCAAGTGTACAGCTGGACAGCTCCGCAGGTAGACCACGCCATGGACTGTGTTCGAGCTGAGGATGCCTACACCTCCCGCTTGGGTTATGAGGAGCACATACCTGGACAG ACCAGAGATTGGAACGAGGAGCTGCAGACCACCAGAGAGCTGCCCAGGAAGAACCTGCCTGAACGCCTGCTCAGGGAGAGGGCCATATTTAAG GTCCACAGTGACTTTGCAGCAGCTGCCACTAGAGGCGCCATGGCAGTCATCGATGGCAACGTAATGGCCATCAACCCTGGCGAGGAAACACGCATGCAGATGTTCATCTGGAACAACATCTTCTTCAGCCTGGGCTTTGATGTACGGGACCACTATCGTGAGCTGGGTGGCGATGCCGCTGCCCATGCCGCGCCCACCAATGACTTGAATGGAGTACGGGCTTACGGCGCAGTGGATGTAGAGGGTCTGTACACTCTGGGCACGGTAGTGGTGGACTACCGAGGCTACCGTGTCACCGCCCAGTCCATCATCCCTGGTATCCTGGAGCGTGAGCAGGAGCAGAGCGTCATCTACGGCTCTATTGACTTTGGAAAGACGGTTGTTTCTCACAGCAAGTACCTGGAGCTGCTGGAGAAGACTAGCAGGCCCCTGAAG GTCCAGAGTCACAACGTGCTGAATGAGAAAAATGAGGCGGTGGAGCTGTGCTCTTCTGTTGAGTGTAAGGGAATTATCGGAAATGATGGCCGACACTATATCCTGGACCTTCTTCGAACCTTCCCTCCTGACCTCAACTTCTTGCCTGTGGAtggagaggagctgcctccggAGAGTCGACGCCAAGGCTTCCCCCGCCAGCACCGCCACCGCCTGGCTTGTCTACGCCAAGAACTCATCGAGGCCTTTGTTGAGCACAG ATATCTTCTCTTCATGAAGATGGCGGCATTGCAGCTCATGCAACAGAAAGCGAACAAGGACGCTAAGAATGATGTACCTGCCATCACAGAAACGGCTGAAACGCCCTCAGAAAGCAATGCTGACACAACCCAGACACAGACCACTGCATCAGATTCTCCCAGTGCAACGGAGGTCTCCACGGACAGCACAAGCCAGACCGAAAACGACACCGTTGCTGCCTCACAGGCAGCGACTGACGGTGAAGAAAACCACTCAAAGCCTGCCACAAATGGGCATCTGGAACCCGCAGTTACCCAGAATGGGGAATGCAAGAGCCCATTGGAGG ATCCCAAAAGCCGTGAGGTCGTCCTCAATGCCTGCAAGGCAGTTGGCTCCATCAGCAACACATCCTTTGACATTCGCTTCAACCCCGACATCTTCTCCCCAG GAGTACGTTTCCCAGACGACAGCGCAGATGATGTCCAGAAGCAGAAGCAGCTTCTCAAAGATGCTGCTTTCTTCCTGGTGTCTTGTCAGATCCCATCACTG GTTAAAGACTGTTTGGACCACAGCGCTCTGCCCATGGATGGAGCCACACTGACAGAGTCCTTGCACCAGAGAGGCATCAACGTTCGTTATCTGGGCACTGTTCTGGAGTTTGTGGACAAGACCCCGGCCAAAGCCCAGCTGGAGCACTTCTAT AGAATAGGAATCAGTGAGCTGATCACCAGATGTGCAAAACACATCTTCAAGACATACCTACAG GGTGTGGAGTTGTCTGCTCTTTCTGCTGCTGTAAGCCATTTCCTAAACTGCTTCCTGAGCTCCTTCCCTGACTCTGTTGCCCACCTGCCTCCTGATGAGCTGGTGTCACGCCGCAAAAGCCGCAAACGTCGCAACAGGGTCCCCGGCGGGGGTGACAATACAGCGTGGGCCAGCCTGACACCAAACGAGCTGTGGAAGAACATTGCCTCTGAGGCTAAGAGCTACTATCACTTCACCATAGAATG CGAAAGTGTGGACCAGGTGGTGGAGAAATACGGCCTCCAGAAAACCACTCTGCTCAGAGAAATTTCAGTCAAAACTGGCATCCAG ATTCTGATAAAGGAGTATAACTTCGACAGCCGCCACAAGCCTGCCTTTACAGAGGAGGACATCCTGAATATTTTCCCTGTTGTGAAGCACGTGAACCCCAAAGCCTCAGATGCCTTCCACTTCTTCCAGAGTGGACAGGCCAAAGTGCAGCAAG GTTTTCTGAAGGAGGGCTGTGAGCTGATCAACGAGGCTCTTAACCTCTTCAACAATGTGTACGGAGCCATGCACGTAGAGATCTGTGCCTGCCTGCGCCTGCTGGCACGCCTTAATTATATCATGGGGGACCATCCTGAG GCTCTCAGCAACCAGCAAAAGGCTGTTCTGATGAGTGAAAGAGTCCTTGGCATCGAGCACCCAAACACAATTCAAGAATAT ATGCACTTGTCTCTGTACTGCTTTGCCAACGGCCAGCTGTCAACCGCCCTGAAGCTGCTTTATCGTGCCCGTTACCTCATGTTGTTGGTTTCTGGGGAGAACCACCCAGAGATGGCACTGCTAGAC AGTAACATTGGGCTGGTACTGCATGGAGTAATGGAGTATGATTTATCGCTGAGATTCCTGGAGAACGCCTTGACCATCAACACAAAGTACCATGGATCCCGGTCCCTCAAGGTGGCCCTCAG cCATCATTTAGTTGCAAGGGTTTACGAGAGCAAGGCAGAGTTCCGCTCTGCACTGCAGCACGAGAAGGAGGGTTACACCATTTACAAGAACCAG ATGGGCGAGGCACATGAGAAGACCAGGGAGAGCTCAGAGTACCTGAAGTATCTCACCCAACAGGCTGTAGCTCTGCAGAGAACCATGAATGAGATCTACAAGAATGGCTCAAACGCCAGCATCACGCCCCTCAAG TTCACTGCACCCAGCATGGCCAGTGTCCTGGAACAGCTCAACATTATCAACGGCATCATCTTTATACCGCTCAG CCAAAAGGACCTGGAGAACCTGAAGGCAGAGGTGCAGAGGCGGCAGCAGCTGGGAAAGAGCGAAGAGCCCACGGAGGACAGGCCACTGGAACTAGAGGACAAAATTCCCATTGATTAA